Sequence from the Mixophyes fleayi isolate aMixFle1 chromosome 4, aMixFle1.hap1, whole genome shotgun sequence genome:
ATAGCTCTGAATCAAGTGTACATGTATGCAAAACAGTGATTGGACCCATTAATACACATTTGCTCACCCGATGGAAAACTTGGATATCACTTAAGTATATAATAGGATATGAATGCAAAATGTTTAGGCATCTGTGACACACACAGTTTTATGTTGCAAGATGTCTTTTTGATTCTGGTTTAAGTCACTCACCCAATAGCAGTGTTTCCTGTCACTGTTAAATATGTACTTGGATTTAATGACAGCAGTTCTTAGAAGTGTCTAATTATGCCTTCTTTTCAAGGTGCCCTTACGGAGTGCTACGACGAACTGGGAAACCGTTACCAGCTACCTGTTTACTGCCTTGCCCCTCCCATTAATATGATTGAGGAGAAGAGTGACACAGAAACTTTGGACATCCCTGAGCCGCCTCCAAATTCTGGTCATGAGTGCCAGCTACGACTTCGCCTCTCTACAGGCAAGGACCTTAGGCTCTTGGTGCGCAGCACAGACACTGTATATCATATGAAGCGGCGCCTCCACACTGCAGAAGGAGTTGAACCTGTCAGCCAGCGCTGGTTCTTTTCTGGACGGCCACTGACAGACAAAATGAGACTGGAAGAGCTGAAGATTCCCAAGGACTATGTAGTACAAGTTATAGTGAGCCAACCTATTCCAAATCCCACACCAGTAGAGAATTAACCATCTCAAAATAAAATGCACACCGTCCTCCTCCTCTTACTCAAATCACTCCTTGCTATGTTTGTACGCAGCCTGtaccttttcttcttttataaACTTCCACTAGATACTGAGTCCTGAGCTGTCAGAGCAATGTAACGCATTGCAGGCCTCTTTGGCAGCGCAGGAGTTTGTAGGGGTTCAATGGGCACGTGGCAGCAGAAGGAAGAGCCGGGCCTTCCTCTGATGTCCAGGGGGAGAAATGAGTTGTATTTCTTAATACTGCAACAAGACTTTTTATAACATCAGGAAAACTATCTTTTTTATCTGTTCTATAAAGGTTTGGACTGTATGTGGAGTATTTAGCAttgcacttttaaaaaaaacaaaacaatgaaagTTTTAAACAACCAAATGTTTGTCACATTTACTGGAGACATTACATCTAGCTGATTTTATGCCATGTGAGGGGGAAATGATTTTAGAAGTTAAAACGTTCAAAGGAACGATCTTCAAAATATAACTCTTAATATGTTGTATCAAAGGAATGATTGAAGTTTGAAATGCAAGTAGAAATGCCAAGttttaattactatattttgtgTTGACAAACATTCTCTTTAAAATTGTGTTTAGTCCTATTCCCCTTTAGGCGTCAATGCTGCTATTGCTGTATATGAAAATGCTTTTCGCAACAAGTAATCCACAATAGCAGCAATGACACTTTTGTAGGTTATAAATTAGTTCTAAGCGTCATCAATTAAAGTTCAAAGAGAAGTGCAGAATTTGTGAAATGATGCATAATCTCCTTTTTAATATGCAATGAAGCACTAAAACTTGAATGATTTTCCAATTATTTGGCATGTGCCCTGTAAGAATTGTGCTGAATACATTAATCCTACCAACAAAAAGTTACTGTATCCATGATGAAACGCTGACTGGCTATATATATGGTTCAGTAATAATGAGTACATGAACAACTATAAAAGCCCACTGTCTGTATAGTATTTTGCATGTATATTGACGTGATGTGTCAAATTAAATTCCTTTTTACTTATTGTATCACAGAACCAGagaaaaaatggctgc
This genomic interval carries:
- the UBTD2 gene encoding ubiquitin domain-containing protein 2, which gives rise to MGGCVGTHHDSSGSLNENSDGTGVALGRNQPLKKDKPKWKSDYPMTDGQLRSKRDEFWDTAPAFEGRKEIWDALKAAAHAFESNDHELAQAIIDGASITLPHGALTECYDELGNRYQLPVYCLAPPINMIEEKSDTETLDIPEPPPNSGHECQLRLRLSTGKDLRLLVRSTDTVYHMKRRLHTAEGVEPVSQRWFFSGRPLTDKMRLEELKIPKDYVVQVIVSQPIPNPTPVEN